In Kogia breviceps isolate mKogBre1 chromosome 7, mKogBre1 haplotype 1, whole genome shotgun sequence, a single window of DNA contains:
- the LOC131760342 gene encoding LOW QUALITY PROTEIN: olfactory receptor 52M1-like (The sequence of the model RefSeq protein was modified relative to this genomic sequence to represent the inferred CDS: inserted 1 base in 1 codon), with protein MKVAAAIQNAIQCYHVIYDEEKRATTQTSLDLFFKRVNRIESSKEPEPVSSTLGMSEIAACLPSPIADDPSALPSPISSLSSTTVSPQTCSCLLANNACLVPTSFWLTGIPGLESLHIWLSIPFSSMYLVAVVGNVTILAVVKLEHSLHQPMYMLAVIDLVLSTSTMPKLLTIFWFGACHIDLDTCLTQMFFIHCFVTVESGIFLAMAFDHYVAICDPLCHTSMLTHAVVGRLDPAALLHGVLYIGSLSLMIRLRLPLYQTQIIAHSYCEYMAVVTLACSDTTVNNLYGMGIGFLVFILDALAITASYVMIFRAVMGLATPEARLQTLGICSSHIGAILVFYILTDVSSXHCFGHHVPPHIHILLANFYLLIPPILNPIVYAVHTKQIQERLLHILKSGAQLK; from the exons atgaaggttgcagcagccattcagaatgcaatccagtgctatcatgtcatctatgatgaggaaaaaagagccactacccagacatcactagATCTTTTCTTCAAGAGGGTAaacagaattgaatccagcaaggaaccagaacctgtgtcaTCAACATtgggcatgagtgaaattgccgCTTGccttccatctcctattgctgatgatccttcagctctaccatctcccatctcttctctctcctcca CTACTGTAAGCCCTCAAACATGTTCATGTCTGCTTGCTAATAATGCCTGCTTGGTGCCTACTTCCTTCTGGCTCACTGGCATCCCAGGGCTGGAGTCCCTGCACATCTGGCTCTCCATCCCCTTTAGCTCCATGTACCTGGTGGCTGTGGTGGGGAATGTGACCATCCTGGCCGTGGTAAAGTTGGAGCACAGCCTGCACCAGCCCATGTACATGTTGGCTGTCATTGACTTGGTCCTGTCAACCTCTACCATGCCCAAACTGCTAACCATCTTCTGGTTTGGTGCCTGTCACATTGACCTAGATACTTGCTTGACCCAAATGTTCTTTATCCACTGCTTCGTCACGGTAGAGTCAGGCATCTTCCTTGCCATGGCTTTTGATCACTATGTGGCCATCTGTGACCCACTATGCCACACCTCAATGCTCACCCATGCAGTGGTAGGACGTTTAGACCCGGCTGCCCTCCTCCATGGAGTACTCTACATTGGATCCCTGTCCCTGATGATTCGCCTGAGGCTTCCCCTTTACCAGACCCAAATCATTGCCCACTCCTACTGTGAGTACATGGCCGTGGTCACCTTGGCATGTAGTGACACAACAGTCAACAACTTATATGGAATGGGAATTGGCTTCCTGGTATTTATCCTGGATGCATTAGCCATCACTGCCTCCTATGTGATGATTTTTAGGGCTGTCATGGGGTTGGCCACCCCTGAGGCTAGGCTTCAAACCCTAGGAATATGCAGTTCTCATATTGGTGCTATCCTTGTCTTCTATATCCTCACTGATGTTTCCT CTCACTGCTTTGGCCATCATGTCCCTCCCCATATCCATATCCTTTTGGCCAACTTTTACCTCCTCATTCCACCCATCCTCAACCCAATTGTCTATGCTGTTCACACTAAACAAATTCAAGAGAGACTTCTCCACATTCTTAAGTCAGGGGCTCAACTCAAATGA